The Corylus avellana chromosome ca11, CavTom2PMs-1.0 genome contains the following window.
TGTCCTTCAAATGGGACAAGAGCAGCTGGCCGTCGTAGCTGATTCTTCTGGGTCTGCTTCAGCTTCTATGCTTAACTCAGGCAATTTTGTCATCTATAATTCCAATAAGGTAATTATATGGCAGAGTTTTGATCACCCGACTGATACCTTTTTACCCAGTCAACGTCTCTTAGCAGGTCATGAGATGTTTTCTAGTATTTCAGAAACGGATCACTCAACGGGTATCTTCCGTCTGAAGATGCAAAATGATGGAAACCTTGTTCAGTACCCGGTGGATACTCCAGACACAGAACCATATGCTTACTTTGCAACTGGGACAGGTAGAAGTGGAGATAACGTGACGCTGAACTTTGATGCTGATGGCTATCTCTACTTGCTAAATGCTAATGGTTTGACCATTAACAATATAACGGATGGAGGATATCCTACAGAAGAAACTATTTATCTCATGAGACTTGATGTTGATGGGATTTTCCGGTTATACTCACAAAATCTGAAACAGAAAGGAAACTTGTCAATTGTATGGTCATCTTCAGTTGATCAGTGCGATCCTAAGGGTCTTTGCGGATTAAATAGTTTTTGTGTCTCATATGATCAAGAGGCTGCCTGTATATGTATTCCGGGATTCGAAATGGTACACCAAGGCAACTGGACTGCAGGCTGTGAGAGGAGCTTCCCTGCAGAAGGttgcaacaacaaaaatggagaTATTAAATACAGCTTTCAAGAAGTGGCTAACACCATATGGGAAGATGTTTCATATTCTGTTCTGTCAGTACCATCCAAAGAATCTTGCGAACAAGCTTGTTTGGAGGATTGTAACTGTGAAGCTGCGCTATTCAAAGACAGGACGTGCAGCAAACAAAGGCTTCCATTGAGATATGGGAGAAGGACACGGACTGATTCAAACATAGCTTTCATCAAGGTAAATAGTTCTACACCCACTACTCCAAATGGAAATATGCcgaaagaaaacaagaaagagtTTCGAGAGGACATCCTTATTATTTGTGCTTCATTTGTTGCATTCGGATGCATGATGTTGGTAATTTCTGGATTTGTTTTTTACAAAAATCATTTCCGGTATAGAAAACTATCttatgatggaaatgttgaaCTGAGTCACGAGTTTGCTCCACGATCGTTCACTTACTCAGAACTTGAGCAAGTGACGGGTGGTTTCACGGAAGAGGTTGGCAGAGGATCATTCGGCGCAGTGTTTAAAGGGGCAATGTCTAATGGCGAGAAGGTTGTAGCTGTCAAAAGATTAGAGAAAGTGTTGGCCGAAGGAGAAAAAGAATTTCAgactgagatgaaagttattgGGAGGACGCATCATAAAAACCTTGTTCGTCTGCTCGGGTATTGCCATGACGGAATTCATAGGCTTTTGGTTTATGAGTACATGAGCAATGGGTCACTTGCGGATGTACTCTTCACACCAGAAAAACAACCATGTTGGGACGAAAGAATGGGAATTGCTCGCAATGTAGCAAAAGGAATTCTTTATCTCCATGAAGAGTGTGATGAACAAATCATTCATTGTGACATAAAGCCTCATAACATCCTCATGGATGAGTACGGGTGtgcaaaaatttctgattttggatTGGCAAAACTCTTGAAGCAAGACCAAACCAAAACCTTCACTGTCATCAGAGGGACAAGAGGGTATGTTGCTCCAGAGTGGCATCGGAAACTGCCCATCACAGTGAAAGCAGATGTTTATAGCTACGGCATTGTACTCTTGGAAATCATATGTTGTCGAAAGAATGTAGATTGGAATCTACCCGAGAAAGAAGCCATTCTTGAAGAATGGGCTTACCATTGTTTTGAAACTGGCGACATAACTAAATTACTTGGGGATGAAGAGGTTGACAAGAAACAAGTGGAGAGAATGGTTAAATTAGGAATTTGGTGCATTCAAGATGAGCCATCACTCCGGCCCTCAATGAAGAAGGTTTTGCTTATGTTGGAAGGGACTGTTGATATTCCAATCCCTCCCAGCCCTGCTTCTTTCCTAAGTGCGATATAGACTCTCAAGTGATTGATTGGGCATGACAAAATGTTACGGAAGTAACATAGTGATAAAGTAGACATTATATCATAGTAGacttatatttaatatgaattagatttcatttaagattaatttagattagttttgttttttagattaGAGAGAACCATGCgtctatttgtatttcaattatctagttatttattttagattgaGTACACTATTAGTTATCTTTCTAGGGGTTTATCTCCAAGTGGGTGTGGGAGTAGTTTTACTCTAAGTCTAAGTCGTTCTAATGTTTATATTTAAAGGATGATATTTTACTAAAAAGTAAGCGGAATTAATctcaaaccttgagtttgaaaaatagttttaagttttctcaaaatctaaaaggtctaaaTTCCCTCACAATCTAAGGTCTAAGTTCTTTCAGAACTTAACATCTATCCCCTTGACGTTTTCACGTATCACAAAACCCTCAAAAAATTTAGTATTGCAAGTCGATGTAATATTTGTTGGTTTGGTAAAATTTGGTCTAAATTTAAAGTAAACTTAATGCTTGCATATTTGTTGATATGTCCTCTTTTCTGCTTACCATTCACGGATTTTAGTCTTCAATTATTTTGATTAGCAATACTTTGAAACCATGTTGGTAAAGCAACCCTGTACTTCATTGGTGATGAAGGATTCATCACATTGcaaaattattttgcttttttatacAGAAACCTATCATCCTCATTGATTTGAATAGAGCAGTGCAAGATTCTCATATTACATTAATGTTGTTTGAGGTTTACTTGTCTTTATGTAAAATTATCATGGTCTTCAATTTTTGTCCTTGTTGTCTTGTCTCAGCCAACTTGCTCGAGCAGGAATAGCATCACAAAACTCATTTTATTTGGTGCTACAATTTATAAACTCTcgtgcccttattttttttagcctcattttctttttctttatggAAAAATATGCATACAtctctcaaactactatttcATTATCAATGTCTCTTCTAAACTGAAAAACGCTATGTCGACTCTAAAatcttgtttatcacaatttatgcggaattaatactatgaagcaataaacaattcaatcacccaaaatatataaagcaataaagaggcagacacagatattttggttacgaagaggaaatcttttagaaaccgatttaaaagtaaaacctctcctaggcagccaaacccaggaaattactatcaaaagaatatctagagattacagacactaggaacacttacaaccctttgtaaGACCTTAgctctataagatcgacaagcctacaactcatcttcttcaacgtgattctcatttaccggacccttccaatagacttctcaattgtaaatttatcaaaggaataactaaaactctaagagattcaatctaatgctcaccacatatgatctctcttagcacagcctccgacgaactctttGGGAGCGAAAATTCATGCCTCTcccttctataatgatgtatacatatcagtacatcaaaccttAGACATgagcccactaaaaacacgttttagGGCATAATAGGTATGAGGTGTCCAGACAGGTTAAttggctgtccggacagggccttgcggagcaaaaatatgCTTGCTGGAAAGCCTGTCTGGACAGCCTAGcaccgtgtccggacatggcctgTAGTAGGGAGAAAACaacattttggaaatgctgtctaGCCTTGGTCAaaagctccgatcgatgggcgtttgttgtccgattgagctaaaattttgcagggacgttcacgacatatgaatctacattatgagcggtggagattggattctaagcattctatatcagtgtttgagctcgtaAACAGTAGCATCAGcattttggaattgaattaaGCCAGTACAAGAACTAAcataaacaaccaaaacaatgtcaaagtatcccaatgctagcaaaaagacaaaaataaccttacaaaattttcaataagacaaaaatatccttgtaaattcgaaaaaaaaataaaaaaataagccctaaaaaaaattaaaattaaaatgaccccatttgtttttaattttttgtttatttttagcttttttaattttaattttttagtttcttttagattttatttttttaatttttagtttttagttacaattttaagaattatttttaattgtcttaatggtatttttgtcattggggaTATACtgacattgttttgatagtttataaGAGATATTGACAcatttgatagtttgatggagacattgacaataaagtagtagtttgagagaaATTAATgcgtatttttttgttttttaggatgaataaaaagaataataagatGAAGGGGTTGGAGTTGAAAGAAAGTTAAAGTTTTTAATGGCATGGATTTTTGGGTGGCAGCGCTTAGAATAAGTCTGGCTGTTTGCATAAGCAAATGAATGCATTAATTGCTCAAGGGTCCAGTTGTTTGCATGAGCATATGTGTGGCTGAAAATGCTAAAAATGATATATTGTGTTAaagaatttttaatatatatatatataaaatttatgatTTGATAATGTTTAAAATGGATAATGTGAAAGAGTTTTGAAAGAAGAGAGTCCCTTGTGAAAAAAGAGAGTTAGATGAGCATTTATAAGGGCCAACATATATCAAGGGTGTATGTATTTGTGTGTATACTCTAGTATGGTACATGTGAGATGCACTGGATTCGCGTGTACATGATGACAGTGAGTTGTATGACGCACTTGACACTTAGCACCAAGCATTAAAACTCGAAGCGATAAGATCATAACCATTTCCTTTTGGATGATAAGGAAAGGATGCTTCTAAGCTAAATTCAACTGTCGAATTTACTAGACCATTAGTAAAGTTAACTGTGAGATAGAAGTCATGATTATGTGATTGTTACTAACAATTACGATCTAACgcttataattaaataattgttggtaatatttttcatttccagtttttctcttcttttttctaataGATTGTTCCAAAATTTTCAGTGCATACTAGTGCTTAGTCCAGGTTTCGTTCTTTTGCAGCCCATTATGTGTTTTAAGACTTGTTCTgcactcttgaatttttttttttttaattgaataagaaaaggGCTACAGGAGGGATCTTTTCCAAGAAATCCTGAAAACGAAAAAGGGGTGGACTCTCCAACAATAAactcaaaacaaactaaaacaacacaaaaataaacacaaaagggAAGAGCACCCAAACAACAAAGTCAAAATGGTAAAAAACAGTGCAAATACTAGAACAAATTCTGGATTCAGTCCAAAATGACCAAACAGCAGGTAATGGTAATTACCAATGATCCCAAAAGAACTATAACGAAGTCGGGCCTATTCCAAGACTGCACAAGGCGGTGCAAATTGCAAAGAAACTCCGTGAAGAGTCCGTTGCGAGTAAAACAACAACCATTGTTAAATGGTTGTTGCAGAGTGGGTACTACAGAGAACCAAAAAGGAGTCGTAGAAGGACGACCACCAACATCAATTTCCTCCTCAAGGATCAAACCATGTCATGGCAGGGAGATAGAAACCCACAAAAAACAAGACATACAGcaaaataaaactgaaattatagaaaaacagaaataaaatcacaacaaaaacaagcaccaagaacaccaaaaaacaaGGGCAGGGGCAGTGGTAGGCGGGCAAAGAACAGATCGGGTGCCAGCGAGCAGTGGAGGGATCGAGGATCGGTTGGTAGAAATGGGAAGCTAGGAGGCCAAGGAGGATGGTGGAATGGCTCAATTGGTGGTTGAGTCGGCGTTGGAGAGTAGAtcgggttttgaaaaaacccgATCTAAACCCCCAAAAACTA
Protein-coding sequences here:
- the LOC132164961 gene encoding G-type lectin S-receptor-like serine/threonine-protein kinase LECRK3; this encodes MDFVTLFLIVSAFFTASAQQIQSNVSRGSSLTPTTNSTWLSHSGLYAFGFYKQGNGYAVGIFIAGIPEKTVVWTANRDDLPVSNNTTLLFASDGRLVLQMGQEQLAVVADSSGSASASMLNSGNFVIYNSNKVIIWQSFDHPTDTFLPSQRLLAGHEMFSSISETDHSTGIFRLKMQNDGNLVQYPVDTPDTEPYAYFATGTGRSGDNVTLNFDADGYLYLLNANGLTINNITDGGYPTEETIYLMRLDVDGIFRLYSQNLKQKGNLSIVWSSSVDQCDPKGLCGLNSFCVSYDQEAACICIPGFEMVHQGNWTAGCERSFPAEGCNNKNGDIKYSFQEVANTIWEDVSYSVLSVPSKESCEQACLEDCNCEAALFKDRTCSKQRLPLRYGRRTRTDSNIAFIKVNSSTPTTPNGNMPKENKKEFREDILIICASFVAFGCMMLVISGFVFYKNHFRYRKLSYDGNVELSHEFAPRSFTYSELEQVTGGFTEEVGRGSFGAVFKGAMSNGEKVVAVKRLEKVLAEGEKEFQTEMKVIGRTHHKNLVRLLGYCHDGIHRLLVYEYMSNGSLADVLFTPEKQPCWDERMGIARNVAKGILYLHEECDEQIIHCDIKPHNILMDEYGCAKISDFGLAKLLKQDQTKTFTVIRGTRGYVAPEWHRKLPITVKADVYSYGIVLLEIICCRKNVDWNLPEKEAILEEWAYHCFETGDITKLLGDEEVDKKQVERMVKLGIWCIQDEPSLRPSMKKVLLMLEGTVDIPIPPSPASFLSAI